One window of Nocardia sp. NBC_00508 genomic DNA carries:
- a CDS encoding TetR/AcrR family transcriptional regulator, which translates to MHGLSETSSATADDGADPALPRRRRLEPDERRAQILACAIDMFGERPYAAVSTAELAQRAGVARGLINHYFGNKRDLYLAVVRRMVTLPKLDDMTVPTGTSRERVDASVHWLLDTIAQHGSTWVKVTSHEGVGDDPEVQQILDAADDAAAERLLLMVGLADSAHGAELRAMVRAYGGLVKVAGREWITRGTLTRDQVHELLCDMLLTLVTESLPKVDRRQ; encoded by the coding sequence TTGCACGGTCTCTCTGAAACCAGCAGCGCCACGGCGGACGATGGCGCCGACCCGGCGCTACCGCGCCGCCGCAGGCTCGAACCCGACGAGCGGCGCGCGCAGATTCTCGCCTGTGCGATCGACATGTTCGGCGAGCGGCCGTACGCGGCCGTCTCCACCGCCGAGCTCGCGCAGCGGGCCGGTGTGGCCCGCGGGCTGATCAACCACTACTTCGGCAACAAGCGCGACCTCTATCTGGCGGTGGTGCGGCGGATGGTGACGTTGCCCAAGCTCGACGACATGACCGTGCCCACCGGCACCTCGCGCGAACGCGTCGACGCCAGCGTGCACTGGCTGCTGGACACCATCGCCCAGCACGGCAGCACCTGGGTGAAGGTGACCAGTCACGAGGGCGTCGGCGACGATCCCGAGGTACAGCAGATCCTCGACGCGGCCGACGACGCGGCCGCCGAGCGTCTGCTGCTGATGGTGGGGCTCGCCGATTCGGCACACGGCGCCGAACTGCGCGCGATGGTTCGCGCGTACGGCGGCCTGGTCAAGGTCGCGGGCCGGGAATGGATCACCCGGGGCACGCTCACCCGCGACCAGGTGCACGAGCTGCTGTGCGACATGTTGCTGACGCTGGTCACCGAGTCGCTGCCGAAGGTGGACCGCAGACAGTGA
- a CDS encoding acyl-CoA dehydrogenase family protein, with protein sequence MARAAWSDDEVEAVRDLARTFFEKEVVPHEEKFVAQGHPDRALYNRAGELGLLCPAIPAEYGGGGGTFAHEAAIIEEQARAGDGSMGIPVHSTIIAPYLAEFGSEELKRRVLPKAAGGEMVLAIGMTEPSTGSDLQNIKTRAVREGDEYVITGSKIFITNGWLCDGIIIAAKTDPAKGAAGVSLIFAEVGDDTPGFTRGRILNKIGGKAQDTAELFFDGLRVPATNLLGGVEGQGFYQMMRLLAQERLVTAIIAVAMMEKAVRLTVDYTKGREAFGKPLFAMQNTKFELAECATIAKVSRTFLDDCIGRHLRGELDVPTAAMSKYWLTDQLGIVVDRCLQLFGGYGYMTEYPISQLYTGARVLRILAGSNEVMKDLIARSL encoded by the coding sequence ATGGCGCGCGCGGCGTGGAGTGACGACGAGGTCGAGGCGGTACGAGATCTGGCGAGGACCTTCTTCGAGAAGGAGGTCGTCCCGCACGAGGAGAAATTCGTCGCCCAGGGGCATCCGGACCGCGCACTGTACAACCGGGCGGGCGAACTCGGCCTGCTGTGTCCGGCGATCCCGGCCGAATACGGCGGCGGCGGAGGCACCTTCGCGCATGAGGCCGCGATCATCGAGGAGCAGGCGCGTGCCGGTGACGGGTCGATGGGCATCCCCGTGCACAGCACGATCATCGCGCCCTACCTCGCCGAGTTCGGCTCCGAAGAGCTCAAGCGGCGCGTGCTGCCCAAGGCCGCCGGCGGCGAGATGGTACTCGCCATCGGCATGACCGAGCCGAGCACCGGATCGGACCTGCAGAACATCAAGACCCGCGCGGTGCGCGAGGGCGACGAGTACGTGATCACCGGCTCGAAGATCTTCATCACCAACGGCTGGCTTTGCGACGGCATCATCATCGCCGCCAAGACCGACCCGGCCAAGGGCGCGGCGGGCGTCTCGCTCATCTTCGCCGAAGTCGGCGACGACACCCCGGGCTTCACCCGCGGACGCATTCTGAACAAGATCGGCGGCAAGGCGCAGGACACCGCGGAACTGTTCTTCGACGGCCTGCGCGTGCCCGCGACCAACCTGCTCGGCGGGGTGGAGGGCCAGGGTTTCTATCAGATGATGCGGCTGCTGGCGCAGGAGCGGCTGGTCACCGCGATCATCGCGGTCGCCATGATGGAGAAAGCCGTGCGGCTCACCGTCGACTACACCAAAGGTCGCGAGGCATTCGGCAAACCGCTGTTCGCGATGCAGAACACCAAGTTCGAACTCGCCGAGTGCGCGACCATCGCGAAGGTCTCCCGTACCTTCCTGGACGATTGCATCGGCAGGCATCTGCGCGGCGAACTCGATGTCCCCACCGCTGCCATGTCGAAGTACTGGTTGACCGATCAGCTGGGTATCGTGGTTGACCGCTGCCTGCAACTGTTCGGCGGCTACGGCTACATGACGGAGTATCCGATTTCGCAGCTCTACACCGGCGCCCGCGTCTTGCGCATCCTCGCGGGCAGCAACGAGGTGATGAAGGATCTCATTGCACGGTCTCTCTGA
- a CDS encoding alpha/beta fold hydrolase translates to MTEPLDTTETPHPDRTWTVTRDGADLAVFEWGDPAAEPLVLVHGLTDTHRVWATVAALLADGFRVIGYDVRGHGHSAGPGPASQYRLDRLAEDFFAVIDAAAPRRSVHICGHGWGAVQLWEAVCDERANTRIASFTAIAGPNLDHLGLCLRALAPRARQELGDPGWWLRGACWALTPGSIARRFYPPRVRGLLVRPLGGIPPVPARLARTWATDVVAGARIAQVNLLHHLSRPRVRRTAVPVQLLVDTTDPFVPAAVYDASARWVDQVWRRAVPADHWLPITEPLLVAEAIANFVDDLRADRAAISPRSS, encoded by the coding sequence ATGACCGAACCGCTCGACACCACCGAGACGCCCCACCCCGACCGGACCTGGACGGTCACCCGCGATGGCGCCGATCTCGCCGTCTTCGAATGGGGCGACCCTGCCGCCGAACCGCTGGTGCTGGTGCACGGCCTCACCGACACGCATCGCGTATGGGCGACGGTGGCGGCGCTGCTCGCCGACGGTTTCCGTGTCATCGGCTATGACGTTCGCGGACATGGCCATTCGGCCGGGCCCGGACCGGCCTCGCAGTATCGCCTCGACCGGCTGGCGGAGGACTTCTTCGCGGTGATCGATGCCGCCGCCCCGCGTCGGTCCGTGCACATCTGCGGCCACGGCTGGGGCGCGGTGCAGCTGTGGGAGGCGGTGTGCGACGAACGGGCCAACACCCGCATCGCCTCGTTCACGGCGATCGCCGGACCGAATCTCGACCACCTCGGTCTGTGCCTGCGTGCGCTGGCGCCGCGCGCCCGCCAGGAGCTCGGCGACCCGGGCTGGTGGTTGCGCGGAGCGTGCTGGGCGCTCACGCCCGGATCGATCGCCCGCAGGTTCTACCCGCCGCGCGTCCGCGGCCTGCTGGTGCGGCCACTCGGCGGTATCCCGCCGGTGCCCGCGCGCCTCGCGCGCACGTGGGCGACGGATGTCGTCGCGGGGGCGCGAATCGCGCAGGTCAACCTGCTGCATCACCTGAGCAGGCCGCGGGTGCGGCGCACCGCCGTTCCGGTGCAACTGCTCGTGGACACCACCGACCCGTTCGTCCCGGCCGCGGTCTACGACGCCTCCGCGCGCTGGGTCGACCAGGTGTGGCGCCGCGCCGTCCCGGCCGATCACTGGCTGCCGATCACCGAGCCGCTGCTGGTCGCCGAGGCGATCGCCAACTTCGTCGATGACCTGCGCGCCGACCGGGCGGCGATCAGCCCGCGCAGCAGCTGA
- a CDS encoding SDR family NAD(P)-dependent oxidoreductase gives MAESMIDPEDLATCLQVLEQAATLDKDHPDSVAVQRAVGHMFKKLKQRRRSAAREAVSTADRAVVAATATGSPNRIDDETAGIPISSTAGGASAGTLIRPRPCYICKQRYTRVDTFYHQLCPDCAASSHAKRDARTDLTGRRALLTGGRAKIGMYIALRLLRDGAHTTITTRFPNDAIRRFTAMDDSADWLHRLRIVGIDLRDPAQVVALADDVAAHGPLDILINNAAQTVRRSPGAYSALVDAESGPLPAGALPDVVSFGKTMQAHPTALTASLTPALSAADVAELALVAGSATPERISRGVAIDAGGLVPDLAHTNSWVQTVAEVDPTELLEVQLCNSVAPFILVSHLRPAMAAATARRKYVVNVSAMEGQFSRAYKGPGHPHTNMAKAALNMLTRTSARELFEQDGILMTAVDTGWITDERPHYTKVRLAEEGFHAPLDLVDGAARVYDPIVQGENGTDLYGCFLKDFQPSPW, from the coding sequence ATGGCCGAAAGCATGATCGATCCCGAGGACCTCGCGACCTGCCTGCAGGTCCTGGAGCAGGCCGCAACGCTGGACAAGGATCATCCGGACTCGGTGGCGGTGCAGCGCGCGGTCGGGCACATGTTCAAGAAGCTCAAGCAGCGGCGCAGGTCCGCGGCGCGCGAGGCGGTCTCGACCGCCGACCGGGCGGTGGTCGCGGCCACCGCGACCGGCTCGCCGAACCGGATCGATGACGAGACCGCGGGCATCCCGATCAGCTCGACCGCCGGCGGCGCCAGCGCGGGCACGCTGATCCGTCCACGACCCTGCTACATCTGTAAGCAGCGCTACACCCGGGTCGATACGTTCTATCACCAGTTGTGTCCCGACTGCGCGGCGAGCAGCCACGCCAAGCGGGACGCCCGTACCGATCTGACCGGGCGCCGGGCCCTGCTCACCGGCGGTCGCGCCAAGATCGGCATGTACATCGCCCTGCGACTGCTGCGCGACGGCGCGCACACCACCATCACCACCCGCTTCCCCAACGACGCCATCCGGCGTTTCACCGCGATGGACGACAGCGCGGACTGGCTGCATCGCCTGCGCATCGTCGGCATCGACCTGCGCGACCCGGCCCAGGTGGTCGCCCTGGCCGACGACGTCGCGGCACACGGGCCGTTGGACATCCTGATCAACAACGCGGCGCAAACGGTGCGCCGCTCCCCTGGCGCCTACAGCGCGCTGGTCGACGCCGAGTCCGGACCGCTGCCCGCGGGCGCGCTACCGGACGTGGTGAGTTTCGGCAAGACCATGCAGGCGCACCCCACCGCTTTGACCGCCTCGCTGACTCCGGCATTGTCCGCCGCCGATGTCGCCGAACTGGCCCTGGTCGCGGGATCGGCGACGCCGGAACGCATTTCGCGTGGCGTGGCGATCGATGCGGGTGGCTTGGTGCCCGACCTCGCGCACACCAACAGCTGGGTGCAGACCGTCGCCGAGGTGGATCCGACCGAACTGCTCGAAGTGCAGCTGTGCAACTCGGTCGCGCCGTTCATCCTGGTCTCCCACCTGCGCCCGGCGATGGCCGCCGCGACGGCGCGGCGCAAGTACGTCGTCAACGTCTCGGCCATGGAGGGGCAGTTCTCCCGTGCCTACAAAGGGCCGGGGCACCCGCATACCAATATGGCCAAGGCCGCGCTGAACATGTTGACCCGCACCAGCGCCCGCGAGCTGTTCGAACAGGACGGCATCCTGATGACCGCCGTCGACACCGGCTGGATCACCGACGAACGCCCGCACTACACGAAAGTCCGCCTCGCCGAGGAAGGTTTCCACGCGCCACTGGACCTGGTCGACGGAGCGGCGCGCGTGTACGACCCGATCGTGCAGGGCGAGAACGGCACCGACCTGTACGGCTGTTTCCTCAAGGACTTCCAGCCCTCCCCCTGGTAG
- a CDS encoding DUF2784 domain-containing protein, producing MLYRLLADATAATHFAFVAYVVVGGFLAWRFPRTIWLHLVAAGWGFSTIVLGFDCPLTHGENWARERAGQARLPSSGFIDHYITGVLYPEDALGLVRLLAAVLVGVSWIGYVRVRQQRSVAPVRRNALG from the coding sequence GTGCTGTACCGGCTGCTGGCCGACGCCACGGCCGCCACGCATTTCGCCTTCGTGGCTTACGTGGTGGTCGGCGGGTTCCTCGCGTGGCGCTTCCCGCGCACGATCTGGCTGCATCTCGTCGCGGCCGGGTGGGGGTTCAGCACGATCGTGCTCGGATTCGACTGCCCGCTGACACACGGGGAGAACTGGGCGCGCGAGCGTGCCGGCCAGGCGCGGCTGCCGTCGAGCGGATTCATCGACCACTACATCACCGGCGTGCTCTATCCCGAGGACGCGCTCGGCCTGGTGCGGTTGCTGGCCGCCGTGCTGGTCGGGGTCTCGTGGATCGGCTACGTCCGGGTGCGGCAGCAGCGGTCGGTCGCGCCCGTCCGGCGGAACGCCCTGGGGTGA
- a CDS encoding thioesterase II family protein, whose protein sequence is MAGTFTESEWLRTLRSEPVVRHRLLCFPPGGGPATAYRDLAQRFGAGVAVHAVQYPGRQDRLGEDPITDVGVLADRIATEVLAQGVVGRLSLFGHSMGATVAFETARRLERGGQPIATLFVSGRPAPTFEETQRLHLASDDELIGDLIRLAADPAPLEMLRAEPSLAEVVLPAVRADYQAVETYRYQPGDPLRADIAALVGTEDPTMRPEQSDGWRAHTSGGFDRATFAGGHFYLDEHVAEVADFVARRLALA, encoded by the coding sequence GTGGCTGGAACCTTCACCGAGTCGGAGTGGTTGCGGACGTTGCGATCCGAGCCGGTCGTGCGGCATCGTCTACTGTGCTTCCCACCCGGCGGCGGACCGGCCACGGCGTATCGGGATCTGGCCCAGCGATTCGGTGCGGGTGTGGCGGTTCACGCGGTGCAATACCCCGGGCGGCAGGACCGGTTGGGCGAGGACCCGATCACCGACGTCGGTGTACTGGCCGACCGGATCGCTACGGAAGTGCTCGCGCAGGGAGTGGTCGGCCGGTTGTCGCTGTTCGGGCACAGTATGGGCGCGACCGTGGCGTTCGAGACCGCGCGCAGGCTGGAACGCGGCGGGCAGCCGATCGCCACGCTGTTCGTGTCCGGCCGCCCGGCGCCGACCTTCGAGGAGACACAGCGACTGCACCTGGCCTCCGACGACGAGCTCATCGGCGACCTGATCCGGTTGGCCGCCGATCCGGCGCCGCTCGAGATGCTGCGCGCCGAACCGAGTCTCGCCGAAGTCGTCCTGCCCGCGGTACGCGCCGACTACCAGGCGGTGGAGACCTATCGCTACCAGCCGGGCGATCCGCTGCGTGCCGATATCGCGGCGCTGGTCGGCACCGAGGACCCGACGATGCGGCCCGAGCAGTCCGACGGATGGCGCGCGCACACCAGCGGTGGCTTCGATCGGGCGACGTTTGCCGGCGGGCATTTCTATCTCGACGAGCACGTCGCCGAGGTCGCCGACTTCGTCGCGCGCCGTCTCGCCCTCGCCTGA
- a CDS encoding CoA transferase: MNTHARLVHDYEAGIGVTASLISPAPDPGNNLAATLPVWALAAGSVATLTAAANRMREARGLDQVAHRIDPARITSAFASEKLLRVGGRGPMLFTDLSGFFPTFDGWVRTHANYPHHRARLLAALGLPASAPVDLAVAQMAMSRASDLEDQAAAHGAIAVRVRTEQEWAASPQGQAAAAGPVVAIAPRADRGEPGLPSGAAPLQPLRGLRVLDLTRVIAGPVATRALALLGAEVLRVDPPQLPEIPWQYADTCQGKRSTLVDLRANRIDDLLASADVLITGYRPGALERIGVHAASRPGLVHGRVSAWGETGPWGGHRGFDSIVQAASGISILEGAPALPGALPAQALDHASGYLLAAGVIDALVARSADGVGRDVRVALARTAAWLLDAPDRTPRHPKAAAPSPAEVVQHGQVVTATPALAEYPDYAWPAPVYGADHPAWPLPTH; encoded by the coding sequence GTGAACACGCACGCACGGCTCGTCCATGACTACGAGGCCGGTATCGGTGTCACCGCCTCGCTTATCTCCCCCGCGCCCGATCCGGGTAACAATCTCGCCGCGACATTACCGGTCTGGGCGCTGGCCGCCGGTTCGGTCGCGACGCTGACGGCGGCGGCGAACCGCATGCGCGAGGCGCGTGGCCTCGACCAGGTAGCGCACCGCATCGACCCCGCCCGCATCACCTCGGCCTTCGCCAGCGAGAAGCTGCTACGCGTCGGCGGCCGAGGACCGATGCTGTTCACCGACCTGTCCGGGTTCTTCCCCACGTTCGACGGCTGGGTTCGCACGCACGCCAACTATCCGCACCACCGCGCTCGGCTGCTCGCCGCCCTCGGTCTGCCCGCGTCCGCGCCCGTCGACTTGGCCGTCGCCCAGATGGCCATGAGCCGCGCCTCGGATCTGGAGGATCAGGCCGCCGCCCACGGCGCGATCGCGGTCCGGGTCCGCACCGAGCAGGAGTGGGCCGCGAGCCCGCAGGGACAGGCCGCCGCCGCGGGCCCCGTGGTGGCGATCGCACCGCGCGCCGACCGCGGTGAGCCCGGGCTGCCGTCGGGCGCAGCGCCTTTGCAGCCACTGCGGGGCTTGCGTGTGCTCGACCTGACCCGGGTGATCGCGGGTCCGGTCGCGACGCGGGCGCTGGCGTTGCTCGGCGCCGAAGTCCTGCGGGTCGATCCGCCGCAGCTGCCCGAGATCCCGTGGCAGTACGCGGACACCTGCCAGGGCAAACGCTCCACGCTGGTGGACCTGCGCGCGAACCGGATCGATGACCTGCTCGCCTCCGCGGACGTACTGATCACCGGCTACCGTCCGGGCGCGTTGGAGCGCATCGGCGTGCACGCCGCAAGCCGTCCCGGCCTCGTCCACGGCCGGGTGTCCGCGTGGGGTGAGACCGGTCCCTGGGGCGGACACCGCGGCTTCGACAGCATCGTGCAGGCCGCCTCCGGCATATCAATCCTCGAAGGCGCGCCCGCGCTACCCGGTGCGCTGCCCGCTCAGGCGCTGGACCACGCGTCGGGCTATCTGCTCGCCGCGGGCGTGATCGATGCACTGGTCGCCCGCAGCGCGGACGGCGTCGGCCGGGACGTGCGCGTCGCGCTGGCGCGCACCGCGGCCTGGTTGCTCGACGCGCCGGACCGCACGCCGCGTCATCCCAAGGCCGCGGCGCCGAGTCCGGCGGAGGTGGTCCAGCACGGACAGGTCGTCACCGCGACGCCCGCTCTCGCCGAATACCCGGATTACGCCTGGCCCGCGCCCGTCTACGGCGCGGATCACCCCGCTTGGCCGCTGCCGACGCATTGA
- a CDS encoding MFS transporter has translation MTLTDTISEGTRAVDTTLDRVAEPLAGRREWIGLGVLALACLVYAMDMTVLHLAVPMISAELHPTSSQLLWIIDVYGFMVAGLLVTMGTLGDRIGRRRLLMAGAAAFAVVSLVAAFAPSAELLIACRALQGVAGATLAPSTLSLLFSMFRDAKQRSVAVGVWVGAFSTGGAVGPLFGGVLLERFWWGSVFLLAVPVMALLLILGPKVLPEYRDPDAGRLDPLSAGLCVAAMIALVFGMKKIAQDGLGVGAVLAVVAGLVVGFVFVRRQLGSSHPMLDLRLFRLGTFRIALLINVVGVFVAFGYFLFVAQYFQLVLGLSPLAAGLVMAPSGLGFIVGSQLAPRIVRVVRPAYLIGSGLAASAVGLLLMTRVGVTGGVLLAVAASVIIALGLAPVFGITTELIVGSAPQEQAGAAAGVSETGAELGGALGISILGSISVALYRGDLAGSLPAGVPAGAERSVRDTLGAAAHTAATLPGELGEAVLLAARHAFLHGVQVTAGIAAVAALTLSVVAVLRLRHIPAGEPTSED, from the coding sequence ATGACGCTCACCGACACCATTTCGGAAGGAACCCGCGCCGTGGACACCACGCTCGACCGCGTCGCCGAGCCGCTGGCCGGCCGGCGGGAGTGGATCGGGCTCGGCGTGCTCGCGCTCGCCTGCCTGGTCTACGCGATGGACATGACGGTCCTGCACCTCGCCGTGCCGATGATCAGCGCCGAACTGCATCCGACCAGCTCGCAGCTGCTGTGGATCATCGACGTCTACGGGTTCATGGTGGCCGGGCTGCTGGTCACCATGGGCACACTCGGCGACCGGATCGGCAGGCGCAGGCTGCTCATGGCGGGCGCCGCGGCGTTCGCGGTGGTGTCGCTGGTCGCGGCGTTCGCCCCGAGCGCGGAGCTGCTGATCGCCTGCCGCGCACTGCAAGGGGTCGCGGGCGCGACGCTCGCGCCGTCGACACTGTCGCTGCTGTTCAGCATGTTCCGGGACGCCAAGCAGCGGTCGGTGGCGGTCGGCGTGTGGGTCGGCGCGTTCTCCACGGGCGGCGCGGTCGGCCCGCTGTTCGGCGGCGTCTTGCTGGAACGGTTCTGGTGGGGGTCGGTGTTCCTGCTCGCGGTGCCGGTCATGGCGCTGCTGCTGATCCTGGGGCCGAAGGTGCTTCCGGAGTACCGCGACCCGGACGCGGGGCGCTTGGATCCGCTCAGCGCCGGGCTGTGCGTGGCCGCGATGATCGCGCTGGTGTTCGGCATGAAGAAGATCGCCCAGGACGGGCTCGGCGTGGGCGCGGTGCTCGCCGTCGTCGCCGGTCTGGTCGTCGGGTTCGTGTTCGTTCGCCGCCAGCTCGGCAGTTCGCACCCGATGCTCGACCTGCGCTTGTTCCGGCTCGGCACGTTCCGGATCGCGCTGCTGATCAACGTGGTCGGGGTCTTCGTCGCGTTCGGCTATTTCCTGTTCGTAGCGCAGTACTTCCAGCTGGTGCTGGGGCTGTCGCCGCTGGCGGCCGGCTTGGTGATGGCCCCGTCCGGCCTCGGGTTCATCGTCGGCTCGCAGCTGGCTCCGCGCATCGTCCGGGTGGTGCGCCCGGCCTACCTGATCGGCTCCGGCCTGGCGGCCTCGGCCGTCGGCCTGCTGCTGATGACCCGGGTCGGCGTGACCGGCGGCGTGCTGCTCGCAGTGGCCGCCTCGGTGATCATCGCGCTGGGATTGGCGCCGGTGTTCGGCATCACCACCGAACTGATCGTCGGCTCGGCGCCACAGGAACAGGCAGGCGCCGCCGCCGGAGTCTCCGAAACCGGCGCGGAACTCGGTGGTGCCCTTGGCATTTCGATCCTCGGCAGCATCAGCGTCGCGCTCTACCGCGGCGATCTCGCCGGCTCGCTGCCCGCCGGGGTCCCGGCCGGGGCCGAGCGATCCGTGCGCGACACTCTCGGCGCCGCCGCGCACACCGCCGCCACGCTGCCCGGTGAACTGGGCGAGGCGGTGCTGCTGGCCGCGCGGCACGCGTTCCTGCACGGCGTACAGGTCACCGCGGGCATCGCCGCCGTGGCAGCACTGACGCTGTCGGTGGTCGCGGTGCTTCGCCTGCGCCACATCCCCGCTGGGGAACCGACGAGCGAGGACTGA
- a CDS encoding TetR family transcriptional regulator, whose product MGNREDLLAGARKVIVERGVAKATARDIAAAAGVSLAAIGYHFGSKEQLITEALTDGLGTAIGDSMEALIRQGGGAAPLAAFVALWNSMPAVFTDNRDSMLASLENLVRVARSPESQKFFAESLSGAYGDMADALREAHPHLTEDQAEAIAELYFVLVQGLGILQTIAPEAKLPDGNRLAQAVAALSAG is encoded by the coding sequence ATGGGAAATCGCGAGGATCTACTGGCGGGAGCGCGAAAAGTCATCGTCGAGCGCGGCGTCGCCAAGGCCACGGCCCGGGACATCGCCGCCGCCGCCGGGGTGAGCCTGGCGGCGATCGGCTACCACTTCGGATCCAAGGAACAGTTGATCACCGAGGCGCTGACCGACGGTCTGGGCACCGCGATCGGCGACAGCATGGAGGCGTTGATCCGGCAGGGCGGCGGCGCCGCGCCGCTGGCCGCGTTCGTCGCACTGTGGAATTCGATGCCCGCGGTATTCACCGACAATCGCGACAGCATGCTGGCGAGCCTGGAGAACCTGGTGCGCGTCGCTCGGTCGCCGGAATCGCAAAAGTTCTTCGCCGAGAGCCTGTCCGGGGCCTATGGCGATATGGCGGACGCGCTGCGGGAGGCGCACCCGCACTTGACCGAGGACCAGGCCGAGGCGATCGCGGAGCTGTATTTCGTGCTCGTGCAGGGACTCGGCATCCTGCAGACCATCGCTCCGGAGGCGAAACTTCCGGACGGGAACCGGCTTGCGCAGGCGGTGGCCGCCCTGAGCGCAGGCTAG
- a CDS encoding nucleoside hydrolase: protein MDVDTGIDDSLALLYLLSSPEAEIAGIAATAGNVSAAQVAANTLAWLDVCHAPDIEVALGAAAPLSIPLRTTEDTHGPQGVGYAELPASARRLSPRSAARMWVELVRAHPGEIVGLCTGPLTNLALALRIEPELPVLLHRLVIMGGAFNHPGNTTPTTEWNVHVDPEAAKEVFDAFAAAPADRRPIVCPLDVTETIEMRPEHLVRLAERAKSFPVELVSAAEPPETRSAASNPIVRYVTDAVRFYFDFHHGYDLGYLAHMHDPFAAAVALDPPLARTRPATVDVELAGAITRATTVADWAGMWGREPNADIVLGTDPELFFERLISRVGDFARSVHPARQEVR, encoded by the coding sequence ATGGACGTCGACACCGGCATCGACGATTCCCTCGCCCTGCTGTACCTGCTCAGCTCCCCCGAGGCCGAGATCGCGGGAATCGCCGCCACCGCGGGGAACGTGTCCGCGGCGCAGGTGGCGGCCAACACCCTCGCCTGGCTGGACGTCTGCCACGCACCCGATATCGAGGTCGCACTCGGCGCCGCCGCCCCCCTCTCGATCCCACTGCGCACCACCGAGGACACGCACGGGCCACAGGGCGTCGGGTACGCCGAGCTGCCTGCCTCCGCCCGCCGCCTCTCGCCGCGGTCGGCCGCGCGGATGTGGGTCGAGCTGGTGCGCGCGCATCCCGGCGAGATCGTCGGGCTCTGTACCGGCCCGCTGACCAATCTCGCCCTCGCCCTGCGGATCGAGCCCGAGCTGCCGGTGTTGCTGCACCGCTTGGTGATCATGGGCGGCGCGTTCAATCACCCCGGCAACACGACGCCGACCACTGAGTGGAATGTGCACGTCGATCCGGAGGCAGCCAAGGAAGTCTTCGACGCCTTCGCCGCGGCGCCGGCGGACCGCAGGCCGATCGTGTGCCCGCTCGACGTCACCGAAACCATCGAGATGCGGCCCGAGCACTTGGTCCGTCTCGCCGAGCGCGCGAAAAGCTTTCCGGTGGAACTCGTCTCCGCGGCCGAACCGCCCGAGACCCGCTCGGCCGCGAGCAATCCGATCGTCCGCTACGTCACCGATGCCGTGCGGTTCTATTTCGACTTCCACCACGGCTACGACCTGGGCTATCTCGCCCACATGCACGACCCGTTCGCGGCCGCGGTGGCACTGGATCCGCCGCTGGCCCGCACCCGCCCCGCGACGGTGGACGTGGAATTGGCGGGCGCCATCACCCGTGCGACCACGGTCGCCGACTGGGCTGGCATGTGGGGCCGCGAACCCAACGCCGACATCGTGCTCGGCACCGATCCGGAGCTGTTCTTCGAACGGCTGATCAGCCGGGTCGGCGATTTCGCACGGTCGGTGCATCCCGCCCGTCAGGAGGTCCGATGA
- a CDS encoding amidohydrolase family protein, with protein MTDADDTGYLAAFRDELGLPGIIDVHTHFMPDQVLRKVWAYFDSAGPLIGRSWPIAYRADEQVRLKTLRDFGVRAFTALVYPHKPDMAAWLNEWTAEFAARTPDCLHTATFFPEPHAESYVAAAVESGARVFKAHVQVGGYHPGDPLLDPVWGLLEDAQIPVVIHCGSGPAPGTHTGPEPIAGVLRRFPRLPLIVAHMGTPEFAEFLDLAEAYANVRLDTTMVWTDFSEADAPFPIREHGRLRSFADRILFGSDFPNIPHSYGHSIQVLERLELGEDWLRQVCYRNAATLFGIE; from the coding sequence ATGACCGACGCCGACGACACCGGTTACCTGGCCGCCTTCCGCGACGAGCTCGGACTGCCCGGAATCATCGATGTCCATACGCATTTCATGCCCGACCAGGTCCTGCGGAAAGTCTGGGCATACTTCGACTCGGCCGGTCCGCTGATCGGACGCTCTTGGCCGATCGCCTACCGCGCCGACGAGCAGGTCCGGTTGAAGACCTTGCGCGACTTCGGCGTCCGAGCGTTCACCGCACTGGTATACCCACACAAGCCGGACATGGCCGCATGGCTCAACGAGTGGACCGCCGAGTTCGCGGCACGCACCCCGGATTGCCTGCACACAGCGACATTCTTTCCCGAACCGCACGCCGAGAGCTACGTCGCGGCGGCAGTCGAGAGCGGAGCCCGCGTCTTCAAAGCGCATGTCCAAGTCGGTGGCTACCATCCGGGAGACCCGCTCCTCGACCCGGTATGGGGCCTGCTGGAGGACGCGCAGATCCCGGTCGTGATCCACTGCGGTTCCGGACCGGCGCCGGGAACGCATACCGGACCGGAACCGATCGCCGGTGTGCTGCGGCGCTTTCCGCGCCTGCCGCTGATCGTCGCGCACATGGGCACGCCCGAGTTCGCCGAATTCCTCGATCTCGCCGAGGCGTATGCGAACGTACGACTCGACACCACCATGGTGTGGACCGATTTCTCCGAGGCCGACGCGCCCTTCCCGATCCGCGAGCACGGCAGGCTGCGCTCCTTCGCCGACCGCATCCTGTTCGGCAGCGACTTCCCCAATATTCCGCATTCCTACGGTCATTCGATCCAGGTGCTCGAACGCCTCGAGCTCGGCGAGGACTGGCTGCGCCAGGTCTGCTACCGCAACGCGGCTACGCTGTTCGGCATCGAATGA